The proteins below come from a single Mycobacterium parmense genomic window:
- a CDS encoding NADH-quinone oxidoreductase subunit A encodes MNAYIPILVLGAIAAAFAVGSVVIASLAGPTRYNRSKMAAYECGIEPTDSPVSGPHAASGQRFPVKYYLTAMLFIVFDIEIVFLYPWAVSYDSLGTFALVEMVVFMLTVFVAYAYVWRRGGLTWD; translated from the coding sequence TTGAACGCCTACATACCCATCCTGGTGCTGGGAGCGATCGCGGCGGCCTTCGCCGTGGGCTCGGTGGTGATCGCCAGCCTCGCCGGACCCACTCGGTACAACCGCTCGAAGATGGCGGCCTACGAGTGCGGGATCGAGCCCACCGACTCCCCGGTCAGCGGCCCGCATGCGGCGAGCGGCCAGCGTTTCCCGGTGAAGTATTACCTGACCGCAATGTTGTTTATCGTCTTCGACATCGAAATCGTGTTCTTGTATCCCTGGGCGGTCAGCTACGACTCGCTGGGCACGTTCGCGTTGGTCGAGATGGTGGTGTTCATGCTCACGGTTTTCGTGGCCTACGCCTACGTGTGGCGTCGCGGCGGCCTGACGTGGGATTGA
- a CDS encoding Rv3143 family two-component system response regulator, whose amino-acid sequence MPDSSPDSTVVLRILVYSDNAKTRQEVIRALGKHLHPELPELSYVEVATGPMVVRTMDEGGIDLAILDGEATPTGGMGIAKQLKDELATCPPILVLTGRPDDAWLANWSRAEAAVSHPIDPIVLGRTVLGLLRTPTR is encoded by the coding sequence GTGCCCGACTCCAGCCCCGATTCCACCGTCGTCCTGCGGATCCTGGTCTACAGCGACAACGCGAAGACCCGCCAAGAAGTGATAAGGGCGCTGGGCAAGCACCTGCACCCCGAGCTGCCTGAGCTGAGTTACGTCGAGGTGGCAACCGGCCCGATGGTCGTGCGCACGATGGACGAGGGCGGCATCGACCTGGCCATCCTGGACGGCGAGGCCACCCCCACCGGCGGCATGGGCATCGCCAAGCAGCTCAAGGACGAACTGGCGACCTGCCCCCCGATTCTGGTGCTCACCGGCCGTCCCGACGACGCCTGGCTGGCCAACTGGTCGCGGGCCGAAGCCGCGGTCTCGCACCCCATCGATCCCATCGTGCTGGGCCGCACGGTCCTCGGGCTGCTGCGCACGCCCACCCGCTAG
- a CDS encoding NuoB/complex I 20 kDa subunit family protein, whose translation MGLEEQLPGGILLSTVEKVAGYVRKNSLWPATFGLACCAIEMMATAGPRFDIARFGMERFSATPRQADLMIVAGRVSQKMAPVLRQIYDQMAEPKWVLAMGVCASSGGMFNNYAVVQGVDHVVPVDIYLPGCPPRPEMLLHAILKLHEKIQQMPLGVNRETAIAEAEQAALAATPTIEMRGLLR comes from the coding sequence GTGGGTCTCGAGGAACAGCTCCCCGGCGGGATTCTGCTGTCAACGGTCGAGAAGGTCGCGGGCTACGTGCGCAAGAACTCGCTGTGGCCGGCCACTTTCGGGTTGGCGTGCTGCGCCATCGAGATGATGGCAACCGCCGGACCGAGATTCGACATCGCCCGGTTCGGCATGGAGCGGTTCTCCGCGACGCCGCGGCAGGCCGACCTGATGATCGTCGCCGGGCGGGTCAGCCAGAAGATGGCGCCGGTGCTGCGGCAGATCTATGACCAGATGGCCGAGCCGAAATGGGTGCTGGCCATGGGTGTCTGCGCATCGTCGGGCGGCATGTTCAACAACTACGCCGTGGTGCAGGGAGTCGACCACGTGGTGCCGGTCGACATCTACCTGCCCGGCTGCCCGCCGCGGCCGGAGATGCTGCTGCACGCGATCCTCAAGCTGCACGAGAAGATTCAACAGATGCCGCTCGGCGTCAACCGGGAGACCGCCATCGCCGAAGCCGAGCAGGCGGCGCTGGCGGCCACGCCCACGATCGAGATGCGCGGGCTGCTGAGATGA